The sequence below is a genomic window from Mycobacterium sp. ITM-2016-00316.
CCTCTTCGGCGGCCGGTACGTCGACCGCGACCACCGCGGCGCCGTCACGGGCGAAGACCTCGGCGATGGTCGCGCCGATACCGCGGGCGGCGCCGGTCACCACGGCGACCTTGCCTGCCAGCGGCTTGTCCCAGTCCGCGGGCGCCTGCGACGCGGCGGCCCCGACCCGGAACACCTGCCCGTCGACGAAGGCGGACTTACCGGACAGGATGAAGCGCAGCGTCGATTCCAGGCCGGAGGCACCCGGGTCGGCGTCGTCGGCCAGGTACACCAGCGACACGGTCGCGCCGCGGCGCAGTTCCTTGCCCAGCGATCGGGTGAAGCCCTCCAGGGCGCGCTGCACGATGTACTCATGTGCGGTGTTGGTGCCGGTCGGAGTTGTGCCGATGACGACGACCCGGCCGGAGGCACCGAGGTTGCGCAGGACCGGGGTGAAGAACTTGTAGAGCTCCTTGAGCCCGGACGGTTCGGTGATGCCGGTCGCGTCGAAGACCAGCCCGCCGAAGGAGTCGGCCCAGCGCCCGCCGATGTTGTTCGAGACGACGTCGTAGTCCTCGGAGAGGGCGGCGCGCAGCGGTTCGACCACCCGGCCCTCCCCGCCGATCAGCAGCGATCCGGCCAGCGCGGGCTGGCCTGCGCGGTAGCGGCGCAGCTCTTCGGGCTGCGGGACGCCCAGTTGTTTGGCCAGGAATGAACCGGGCCCGGAATTGACCACTTGGGAGAACAAGTCGGAAGCCATGGGGACTAACTTACTCCAGAGTAAGGTTAGCGGGTAACCTTGGGGCATGCCTTCAAATACCAATGACCGCCGCGTCGCCGTCCTCGGCGGAAACCGGATCCCGTTCGTCCGCTCCGACGGCGCCTACGCGAACGCCTCCAACCAGGACATGTTCACCGCCGTCCTCGACGGCCTGGCCGAACGGTTCGGCCTGCGCGGCGAGAAGCTCGACGCCGTGATCGGGGGCGCGGTGCTCAAGCACAGCCGCGATTTCAACCTGATGCGCGAGAGCGTGCTGGGTAGCTCACTGTCGCCGTACACCCAGGCCTTCGACCTGCAGCAGGCCTGCGGCACCGGCCTGCAGTCCGCGATCGTCGCCGCCGACGGTATCGCCCGCGGCCGCTATCAGGTGGCTGCCGCCGGTGGCGTGGACACCACCTCGGATGCGCCCATCGCCTTCGGCGATGACCTGCGCGGCGTGTTGCTCAGCGTGCGCCGCGCCAAGTCCAACCTCGACCGCCTCAAGCTGGTCGGCAAGCTGCCCGCCGCCCTCGGGGTGGACATCCCCTCCAACGGCGAACCCCGCACCGGGTTGTCGATGGGTGAGCACGCCGCCATCACCGCCAAGGAGATGGGCGTCAAGCGCGTCGACCAGGACGAGCTGGCCGCGGCCAGCCACCGCAACATGGCCGCCGCTTACGACCGGGGGTTCTTCGACGATCTGGTCACCCCGTTCCTCGGCGTCTACCGCGACAACAACCTGCGCCCCGACTCGTCGGCCGAGAAGCTGGCCAAGCTCAAGCCCGTCTTCGGGGTCCGCAACGGCGACGCGACCATGACCGCGGGTAACTCCACGCCGTTGACCGATGGCGCGTCGGTGGCGCTGCTGTCGACCGAGGAGTGGGCCGCCGAGCGCAACCTGCCGGTGCTGGCCTACTTCGTCGACGGGGAGACCGCCGCGGTCGACTACGTCAACGGTCCGGACGGGCTGCTGATGGCGCCGACCTACGCGGTGCCCCGGCTGCTCGCCCGCAACGGCCTGACGCTGCAGGACTTCGACTTCTACGAGATCCACGAGGCCTTCGCCTCCGTGGTGCTGGCCACCCTGGCGGCCTGGGAGTCACCGGACTACTGCAAGGGCCGGCTCGGCCTGGACGCCCCGCTGGGCGCCATCGACCGCAGCAAGCTCAACGTCAACGGCTCCTCGCTGGCAGCCGGGCACCCGTTCGCCGCGACGGGCGGGCGCATCGTCGCGCAGCTGGCCAAGCAGCTGGCGGAGAAGAAGAAGCAGACCGGGCAGCCGGTGCGCGGCCTGATCTCGGTCTGCGCCGCGGGCGGACAGGGTGTGACGGCCATCCTGGAGGCCTAGCTTCCTCGCCGAAACTGCGTTCCAGACGGCGTCCACTCGCCTTTTCCCTGCTGGAATACAGTTTCGGCCCGGCTCGGGAAGTTGCGAAAAAAGTTTTTCGGATTCGGTGTAACGCTAGCCGGAGCACCGTCGATACATGGGATAGCTCCGTGTTGCCGTCTGACCCCCCGACCCGACGGCAACACGGGGCTTCTCTATTTTTCGCGCACGTCCTTGGACGCGGTGATCGGTCCCGCGCCGGGTGGGGCGAACAGACTGCCGGCCAGGCTGCCGCGCGCGGTCCGGACCGCGACCAGCGCCCACGTGCACAGCAGACCGGCGTAGGCCGCCGAAGCGGCCACCTCGAAAGCCGGCAGTCCGGTATGCACCGCCAACTGTGTGGTGCCGGTGACGAACGTGCCGACCGGAAACGTCAGACTCCACCAGGTCAGCGCGAACGGCATCCCGCGGCGCAGGGTGCGGACGGTCAGCGCGGCGGCCAGCCCGATCCACAGCACGCAGAAACCCCAGACCGGCACCCCGAACAGGATCGCGAAGATCTCGGTGCCGGCCGCGAGTTCCGGCGCGACGGCCAGGTGGGCATGGGTGGCGAGCAGTCCGGCCACCGTGACCGACTGGCCCAGCGGCCCGAGCACGATCCACAGCGTCGGGACCCGCGCGGTGCCGGAGGTGCCGTAGAGCGCGAGCCTGCTCCAGATCATCGTGATGATGATCAGCGCGGCGATCAGGGACAGCCCGAACATCGCGAGGCAGCCGTAGAACATGGTGGTGCGGCCGGTGCCCGCCGCCATGTGCGGGATCAGCATCGCCCCCGACGCGGCGGAGACCATCGGCGGCACGACCGGCATCAACCATCCGCCGAAGGCGGCGTCCGGGCCGACGTTGAGTTGGGTGAACATCAGGTACGGGATGGTCATCGCGGTGAACAGGCCGCCGATGGTGCCCGCCGTCCACAACACCCAGTTGATATCGACGGCCAGGCTCTCGCCGATCAGATCCTTGCCGACCAGCATGGTGCCGGAACCGACCGTCAGCAGCGCCATCGGCGCGGCGCCGTAGAAATGCGCCATCTGCGGATTGCGCGCGTGCCCGCGGGCGACGGTGGGGTGACGGAACCACTGCACGGTGACCGCGATGATGAGCGCCACCAGCAGGACCGCCGCGCACACCCAGACGATCTCGGTGAACACCCGCAGCCCGGGTGGCTGCACCGGCAGCGTGGCGCCGGCGACGACGAGGATCCCGGTACCCATCACCGAGGCGAACCAGTTCGGGCCGAAGTTTCCCAGCCGACTCCCGGTTTCGGTCATCGTGCGGCGGGCATCATGAGGAGCATGCAGATAAGCATCCTCGGGTCACTGTCCGGATCGGGCGCCACATCCCTCGTCGACGGCGTCGTGTCGGAATTCGCCAAGCTGCGTGACGAGGGTTTCCGCCGGATCTGGATGACGCAGATGCCGTACGAGCCGGACCTGCTGACCGTGCTGGCGGTGGCCATGCGCGAGGTCGACACCATCGAGGTCGGCACCGGCGTGGTGCCGATCCAGAATCAGCACCCGATGCAGTTGGCCCAGCGCGCCCTGACGCTCAATCTGATCGCCGGCGGCCGCTTCACCCTCGGCCTCGGCATGACCCACGCCGCGGTCACCGAGGGCATGTGGGGCATTCCGTGGGATCGGTCGGTGCGGCGGCTCAACGAGTATCTGGATGGACTGCTGCCGCTGCTGGCGGGCGAGCCCGCCGACGCGCCCGGGGAGATC
It includes:
- a CDS encoding 3-oxoacyl-ACP reductase, giving the protein MASDLFSQVVNSGPGSFLAKQLGVPQPEELRRYRAGQPALAGSLLIGGEGRVVEPLRAALSEDYDVVSNNIGGRWADSFGGLVFDATGITEPSGLKELYKFFTPVLRNLGASGRVVVIGTTPTGTNTAHEYIVQRALEGFTRSLGKELRRGATVSLVYLADDADPGASGLESTLRFILSGKSAFVDGQVFRVGAAASQAPADWDKPLAGKVAVVTGAARGIGATIAEVFARDGAAVVAVDVPAAEEALKETAEKVGGTALALDVTASDAVDQIVAHLTEHHGGRVDVLVNNAGITRDKLLANMDEPRWDSVVAVNLLAPLNLTEGLVAAGALGEGGRVIGLSSMAGIAGNRGQTNYAATKAGMIGIVEALGPTLADKGITINAVAPGFIETKMTEAIPLATREVGRRLNSLFQGGQPVDVAETIAYFASPASNAVTGNTIRVCGQALLGA
- a CDS encoding acetyl-CoA C-acetyltransferase; translated protein: MPSNTNDRRVAVLGGNRIPFVRSDGAYANASNQDMFTAVLDGLAERFGLRGEKLDAVIGGAVLKHSRDFNLMRESVLGSSLSPYTQAFDLQQACGTGLQSAIVAADGIARGRYQVAAAGGVDTTSDAPIAFGDDLRGVLLSVRRAKSNLDRLKLVGKLPAALGVDIPSNGEPRTGLSMGEHAAITAKEMGVKRVDQDELAAASHRNMAAAYDRGFFDDLVTPFLGVYRDNNLRPDSSAEKLAKLKPVFGVRNGDATMTAGNSTPLTDGASVALLSTEEWAAERNLPVLAYFVDGETAAVDYVNGPDGLLMAPTYAVPRLLARNGLTLQDFDFYEIHEAFASVVLATLAAWESPDYCKGRLGLDAPLGAIDRSKLNVNGSSLAAGHPFAATGGRIVAQLAKQLAEKKKQTGQPVRGLISVCAAGGQGVTAILEA
- a CDS encoding TDT family transporter, producing the protein MTETGSRLGNFGPNWFASVMGTGILVVAGATLPVQPPGLRVFTEIVWVCAAVLLVALIIAVTVQWFRHPTVARGHARNPQMAHFYGAAPMALLTVGSGTMLVGKDLIGESLAVDINWVLWTAGTIGGLFTAMTIPYLMFTQLNVGPDAAFGGWLMPVVPPMVSAASGAMLIPHMAAGTGRTTMFYGCLAMFGLSLIAALIIITMIWSRLALYGTSGTARVPTLWIVLGPLGQSVTVAGLLATHAHLAVAPELAAGTEIFAILFGVPVWGFCVLWIGLAAALTVRTLRRGMPFALTWWSLTFPVGTFVTGTTQLAVHTGLPAFEVAASAAYAGLLCTWALVAVRTARGSLAGSLFAPPGAGPITASKDVREK